One Paenisporosarcina sp. FSL H8-0542 genomic region harbors:
- a CDS encoding S9 family peptidase — translation MSKRKLTIEDLNQLVSVTQPTLAPNQKEAVFVHTKIDDKENTYQANLWHVELDSKKLTQWTHGKEKISSPTYSIDGTQLAFLSTRDDKNQLYVLSTKGGEARKVTSFEAGVSSFVWSPCGKKIWFSASLKEGKKFTDEPDKEEKKKPEPYVVDKMKYKMDGTGLLPQDSYKHIGVINLENGEVTQFTEGNHFYTLQSVSHDGSKLVFSVNRSENQDFEFRQSLYLVDVESKEETVVIEEDGYFGGAAFSFDDSKLAFVGSDASFKNATHTELYVYDIESGSRQNLTEGIDAPVGDYVVADTQQGANAPNVVWTKDDHLYFQVSTMGDVRLYAASLEGEMYPATGDDEYIYGYGVAKSGEFALVTVSNPTSIGELYVQTIATGERQALTTFNETFENEVELVSPEAIVYEGAEGWNVHGWLMKPADYVQGEKYPLIVEIHGGPHAMYANTFFHELQLLAAQGYGVLYVNPRGSHGYSQLFVDAVRGDYGGGDYEDIMKGLDSVLAENDWIDENRLGVTGGSYGGFMTNWIVGHTNRFKAAVTQRSISNWVSFFGVSDIGYYFNEWQIGADMTDVEKLWNHSPLKYAKNIETPLLILHSEKDFRCPIEQAEQLYITLKQMKKEAGFVRFPDADHNLSRTGYPNLRYARLEQITGWFDKYL, via the coding sequence ATGTCAAAACGCAAATTAACTATAGAAGATTTAAATCAATTGGTTTCTGTTACTCAGCCTACTTTAGCACCAAATCAAAAAGAAGCAGTTTTTGTTCATACAAAAATAGACGACAAGGAAAATACATATCAAGCGAATTTATGGCATGTGGAATTGGATTCAAAGAAATTGACACAATGGACACATGGTAAAGAGAAGATTTCTTCTCCTACATATTCCATAGACGGCACGCAGCTTGCATTTTTATCTACTCGTGATGATAAGAATCAACTTTATGTATTGTCCACAAAAGGCGGAGAAGCACGTAAAGTGACTTCATTTGAAGCAGGTGTCAGCAGTTTTGTGTGGTCTCCATGTGGAAAGAAAATATGGTTTTCTGCTTCCTTAAAAGAAGGAAAGAAATTTACTGATGAACCGGATAAAGAGGAAAAGAAAAAACCAGAACCATACGTAGTGGATAAAATGAAGTACAAAATGGACGGTACGGGATTGCTGCCTCAAGACAGTTATAAACATATCGGTGTAATTAATCTTGAAAACGGGGAAGTAACACAATTTACGGAAGGCAATCATTTTTATACGCTACAGTCCGTTTCACACGATGGATCGAAACTGGTCTTCAGTGTCAATCGTTCTGAAAACCAGGATTTCGAATTCCGTCAATCATTGTATTTGGTGGATGTGGAATCGAAGGAAGAAACGGTTGTTATTGAAGAAGATGGTTACTTTGGTGGTGCTGCATTTTCTTTTGATGATTCGAAACTGGCATTTGTCGGTAGCGATGCATCTTTCAAGAACGCAACACATACAGAACTATACGTATATGATATCGAGTCAGGTTCACGCCAAAACCTGACTGAAGGAATTGATGCTCCAGTTGGGGATTATGTCGTAGCAGATACACAACAAGGGGCAAATGCGCCTAACGTTGTATGGACGAAAGATGACCACTTGTATTTCCAAGTATCTACTATGGGGGACGTTCGATTATATGCCGCTTCATTGGAAGGGGAAATGTATCCGGCGACTGGCGACGATGAATATATATATGGCTATGGTGTTGCAAAATCTGGGGAGTTTGCTCTGGTAACGGTGTCCAATCCAACCAGCATTGGCGAACTATATGTACAAACGATTGCGACTGGTGAAAGACAAGCATTAACGACATTCAATGAAACATTTGAAAACGAGGTGGAATTGGTATCACCTGAGGCAATTGTTTATGAAGGTGCAGAAGGATGGAACGTTCATGGTTGGTTAATGAAACCGGCGGACTACGTACAAGGTGAAAAGTATCCATTAATTGTAGAGATTCATGGTGGTCCGCATGCTATGTACGCGAACACTTTTTTCCATGAGCTTCAGCTTTTAGCAGCACAGGGTTATGGCGTTCTGTATGTAAATCCACGTGGCAGTCATGGCTACAGTCAGCTATTCGTTGATGCGGTTCGCGGCGATTATGGCGGCGGTGATTATGAAGACATAATGAAAGGCCTCGATTCGGTACTTGCTGAAAACGACTGGATTGATGAAAATCGTCTTGGAGTAACTGGCGGAAGCTATGGCGGGTTCATGACGAACTGGATTGTCGGTCATACGAATCGCTTTAAAGCGGCGGTCACTCAACGATCGATTTCAAACTGGGTCAGCTTCTTTGGGGTATCTGATATCGGATATTATTTCAACGAATGGCAAATTGGCGCGGATATGACGGATGTTGAAAAACTGTGGAATCATTCCCCTCTGAAGTACGCCAAGAACATCGAGACACCATTATTGATTTTACACAGTGAAAAAGATTTCCGTTGTCCGATTGAGCAGGCAGAGCAACTTTACATTACATTGAAACAAATGAAAAAAGAAGCGGGCTTTGTGCGTTTCCCGGATGCAGATCATAACTTGTCTCGAACGGGTTATCCAAATTTACGCTATGCCCGACTAGAGCAAATTACTGGTTGGTTTGATAAGTATTTATGA
- a CDS encoding GNAT family protein, which translates to MIEASSQVHLRPFYEEDLCRLWEMSAKEENPEWKKWDAPYYPYSPKTFEQFLSDKDRYLNKEHMYGIEVNDELIGMVSYYWEHEPSLWLEMGIVIFKPEYWSGGYGAEALRKWTNRLFKTMPLVRVGFTTWSGNYRMIRVGEKLGMTMEARIRKVRYYNGTYYDSIRMGILREEWEAQSK; encoded by the coding sequence TTGATTGAGGCAAGTTCACAGGTCCACTTGCGACCTTTTTATGAAGAGGATTTATGTAGACTATGGGAAATGAGTGCGAAAGAAGAAAATCCCGAATGGAAGAAATGGGATGCACCCTATTATCCATATTCACCAAAAACGTTTGAACAATTTTTATCCGATAAAGATCGTTATCTCAATAAGGAGCATATGTATGGGATTGAAGTGAATGACGAACTAATCGGGATGGTGTCCTATTACTGGGAGCATGAACCTTCTTTATGGCTTGAGATGGGAATCGTCATCTTTAAGCCGGAATATTGGAGCGGAGGCTACGGTGCAGAAGCCTTAAGAAAATGGACGAATCGTCTCTTTAAAACCATGCCGCTTGTACGTGTAGGCTTTACCACGTGGTCCGGTAATTATCGGATGATTCGGGTAGGGGAAAAGCTTGGCATGACGATGGAAGCCCGTATCCGTAAGGTTCGTTACTACAATGGCACATACTATGACTCGATTCGCATGGGCATTTTACGTGAAGAATGGGAAGCACAATCTAAATAA
- a CDS encoding class I SAM-dependent methyltransferase: MGREFVDIFDEWVHSYDASVSGKDPEYRDVFEKYEEILSAVASKSFGTIVEFGTGTGNLTAKLIDAGHSVIGIEPNKAMRTVTAKRFPELAILDGDLLKFEAPEKVDTFVSSYVFHHLKDLEKENALVTYATILPVGGKIVFADTVFVSEEAKQAQITKERARGFNNVADDLEREYYTTIPVLTQAFEKAGFDVQFEQMNDYVWLMDATKK, from the coding sequence ATGGGACGTGAATTCGTAGATATTTTTGACGAGTGGGTACATTCTTATGATGCATCCGTTTCCGGAAAAGATCCAGAATACCGTGATGTGTTTGAAAAATATGAAGAGATTCTTTCTGCGGTTGCTTCTAAATCATTTGGCACAATTGTTGAATTTGGAACAGGGACTGGAAACTTGACGGCGAAATTAATAGATGCAGGTCATTCTGTTATTGGTATCGAACCAAATAAAGCAATGCGTACGGTAACAGCGAAACGTTTTCCAGAATTAGCAATACTGGATGGGGACTTATTGAAATTTGAAGCACCCGAGAAGGTTGATACATTTGTCAGCTCGTATGTATTTCATCATTTAAAAGATTTAGAGAAAGAAAATGCTTTGGTCACATATGCTACTATATTGCCGGTTGGTGGGAAAATTGTATTTGCAGATACTGTATTTGTTTCAGAAGAAGCAAAACAAGCACAGATTACAAAAGAACGCGCACGTGGTTTTAACAATGTGGCAGATGATTTGGAACGCGAGTACTACACGACGATTCCTGTTTTGACTCAAGCATTTGAAAAAGCTGGCTTTGACGTTCAGTTTGAACAAATGAATGATTATGTGTGGTTAATGGACGCAACTAAAAAATAG
- a CDS encoding S-ribosylhomocysteine lyase, which produces MKQMNVESFNLDHTKVVAPYVRLAGRKMGTNGDEILKYDIRFKQPNKEHMEMASLHSIEHLMAENIRNHTDQVVDMSPMGCQTGFYLAVINHDNYEEILTILEKTLEDVLQATEVPACNEVQCGWAANHSLEGAKEIARDMLSKKDEWRNVFAEEA; this is translated from the coding sequence ATGAAACAAATGAATGTTGAAAGCTTTAACTTAGATCATACAAAAGTAGTGGCACCTTATGTACGTCTTGCTGGTCGTAAAATGGGCACGAATGGCGACGAAATCCTGAAATATGATATCCGTTTCAAACAACCAAATAAAGAACATATGGAGATGGCAAGTTTGCATTCCATCGAGCATTTAATGGCTGAAAATATTCGCAACCATACAGATCAAGTGGTTGATATGAGTCCAATGGGATGCCAGACTGGATTCTATTTGGCTGTAATCAACCATGACAATTATGAGGAAATCCTAACGATTCTTGAAAAAACGCTGGAAGATGTCCTTCAAGCTACGGAAGTTCCGGCTTGTAACGAAGTCCAATGTGGATGGGCTGCAAATCACAGTCTCGAAGGAGCGAAAGAAATTGCACGCGACATGCTATCGAAGAAAGATGAGTGGCGTAACGTATTTGCGGAGGAAGCATAA
- a CDS encoding cysteine synthase family protein encodes MNVYGSVHELIGNTPVVEIKNCEIPNNCRIFAKLEFMNPGGSVKDRLGVSLLKDAEESGKLQPGGTIIEPTAGNTGIGVALAAIGKGYQVKFVVPQKFSMEKQTLMRALGAEIINTPTELGMKGAIEKAAELVKETPGAFSPSQFSNPANPETYVHTLGPELWRDLDGQIDVFVAGAGSGGTFMGTAKYLKGQNADIKTVIVEPEGSILNGGEPGSHYTEGIGMEFLPAYMNKAYFNAIHTVTDKNAFEKLRVLAKEEGLLVGSSSGAAFYAALEEAKVAKPDSHIVTIFADSSERYLSQKVYELLKEDEAE; translated from the coding sequence ATGAACGTATACGGCAGCGTACATGAATTAATCGGCAATACACCGGTTGTTGAAATTAAAAATTGTGAAATTCCTAATAATTGCCGTATTTTTGCCAAGCTTGAATTCATGAATCCAGGTGGTAGCGTAAAAGATCGATTAGGCGTTTCTTTATTAAAAGATGCTGAAGAATCGGGAAAACTTCAACCAGGTGGCACTATTATTGAGCCGACCGCTGGCAACACAGGAATCGGTGTGGCTCTTGCCGCCATCGGCAAAGGTTACCAAGTGAAATTTGTGGTCCCGCAAAAGTTCAGTATGGAAAAACAAACTTTGATGCGCGCATTGGGCGCTGAAATTATCAATACACCAACTGAACTTGGAATGAAAGGGGCTATTGAAAAAGCCGCAGAGCTTGTCAAAGAAACACCAGGCGCTTTTTCACCATCTCAATTTTCAAATCCAGCTAATCCTGAAACGTATGTCCATACTTTAGGACCTGAACTTTGGCGTGATTTGGACGGTCAAATTGACGTCTTTGTCGCAGGCGCAGGTTCTGGTGGAACCTTTATGGGAACTGCGAAGTATTTAAAAGGGCAGAATGCAGATATTAAAACAGTGATCGTAGAACCAGAAGGCTCTATTTTAAATGGTGGGGAACCTGGTTCGCATTACACGGAAGGCATCGGTATGGAATTTTTACCAGCCTATATGAACAAAGCATATTTTAATGCTATCCATACGGTTACGGATAAGAATGCTTTTGAAAAACTGCGTGTGCTGGCTAAAGAAGAAGGTCTTCTCGTAGGCAGTTCGTCAGGAGCGGCATTTTATGCTGCACTGGAAGAAGCAAAGGTTGCAAAACCAGACAGCCATATTGTAACTATTTTTGCAGATTCAAGCGAACGTTATTTAAGTCAAAAAGTTTACGAATTATTGAAGGAGGATGAAGCAGAGTGA
- a CDS encoding bifunctional cystathionine gamma-lyase/homocysteine desulfhydrase: MRPKTKLIHAGIVGDETTGAVSTPIYQVSTYKQDAVGDFRGYEYSRTGNPTRHALEVLISDLEGGHAGFAFGSGMAAISSVMMLFNSGDHIVMTDDVYGGTYRVMTKVLNRFGIESTFVDSSNAAEFEAAIKENTKAVFIESPTNPLLKVTDIAEIAQLAKVKGLLTIVDNTFLTPYLQQPLSLGADIVLHSATKYIGGHSDVVAGLVVVATEELAKDLHFVQNSVGAILGPQDSWLLIRGLKTLGIRMEETNSNAKRIADFLVAHEAVRNVFYPGLESHAGHGIMKKQASGFGGMISFDVGSTEKADQLIKKLKYFTLAESLGAVESLISTPARMTHASIPAERRQELGILDGLVRISVGIEDVEDLIEDLEQGLV, from the coding sequence GTGAGACCGAAAACGAAATTAATTCACGCTGGAATAGTAGGAGACGAAACAACGGGTGCCGTTTCTACTCCGATTTACCAGGTAAGCACGTATAAACAGGATGCCGTAGGTGATTTCCGTGGATATGAATATTCACGTACAGGGAATCCGACTCGCCATGCACTTGAAGTTTTAATTAGTGATTTAGAAGGTGGCCATGCAGGCTTCGCTTTCGGGTCAGGAATGGCAGCAATTAGTTCAGTCATGATGCTTTTCAATTCTGGTGATCATATCGTCATGACGGATGATGTATACGGTGGTACATACCGTGTCATGACAAAAGTATTAAACCGTTTCGGAATTGAATCCACGTTTGTTGATTCTTCAAACGCAGCTGAATTTGAAGCGGCAATTAAAGAAAATACAAAAGCGGTCTTTATTGAATCTCCAACCAATCCATTGCTGAAAGTAACGGACATTGCGGAAATTGCACAATTGGCAAAAGTAAAAGGTTTACTGACTATTGTTGATAACACGTTTTTGACTCCTTACTTGCAACAGCCACTTTCACTTGGAGCAGATATTGTGTTGCACAGTGCAACGAAATATATTGGCGGCCATAGTGATGTAGTTGCTGGGTTGGTAGTTGTTGCGACAGAAGAGTTAGCGAAAGACCTACACTTTGTTCAAAACTCAGTAGGGGCAATTTTAGGACCACAAGATTCATGGTTATTGATTCGTGGCTTGAAGACACTCGGAATCCGCATGGAAGAAACAAATTCAAATGCTAAGCGCATTGCTGATTTCCTAGTTGCTCATGAAGCTGTTAGAAACGTGTTCTATCCAGGATTGGAATCACATGCTGGGCACGGCATCATGAAGAAACAGGCATCTGGCTTTGGCGGAATGATTTCATTTGATGTGGGCAGTACTGAAAAAGCCGATCAGCTGATCAAGAAATTAAAATACTTCACACTTGCTGAAAGTCTGGGAGCGGTGGAAAGCTTGATCTCCACCCCGGCACGGATGACGCATGCGTCAATTCCGGCAGAACGCCGCCAAGAACTTGGCATTCTAGACGGCCTTGTTCGTATTTCGGTTGGTATTGAAGACGTTGAAGATTTAATTGAAGATTTAGAGCAAGGGTTAGTTTAA
- a CDS encoding NAD(P)/FAD-dependent oxidoreductase, translating into MYHTIVVGAGQAGLAMSYFLKSNEKDFLVLDKGSFIGESWVNRYDSLVLFTPRLYNSLPGMIMDGEPHGLPSKDEVSRYLALYAKNYQFPVQFNTEVHGVVQNDDQSFKVTTNNGVFQTKNLVMATGPFHNKFVPSMSKSIDDYVVQLHSSEYRNESQLQEGNVLVVGGGNSGAQIAVELSKSKKTYLAVSKNPDYMPLFIMGKSIFWWLDKVGILNASSNSMLGKFIQRKGDFIFGHELKNALKQNRVVLKSRLIECKANEVRFQDDSTLHIQNIIWSTGFRSDYSCIQINGAISEKNEVLHQRGISPVKGLYFLGLPWQSKRGSAILQGVGDDAEYVMTFLKD; encoded by the coding sequence TTGTATCATACAATTGTCGTCGGTGCTGGTCAGGCTGGATTAGCTATGAGCTATTTTTTAAAGTCAAATGAGAAGGATTTTCTTGTTCTCGACAAAGGATCATTCATTGGTGAGAGTTGGGTTAATCGATATGACTCATTGGTTCTTTTCACACCACGCCTTTATAATTCCCTTCCAGGCATGATAATGGACGGAGAGCCGCATGGATTGCCGTCGAAAGATGAAGTCAGCCGCTACTTAGCACTGTATGCCAAGAATTATCAATTCCCCGTTCAATTTAATACGGAAGTTCATGGAGTCGTTCAAAATGACGATCAGTCGTTTAAGGTAACGACAAATAATGGTGTTTTTCAAACAAAAAACCTCGTCATGGCAACTGGGCCTTTCCATAACAAGTTTGTTCCTTCAATGTCTAAATCAATTGATGATTATGTTGTTCAATTGCATTCATCCGAGTATCGCAACGAAAGTCAATTGCAGGAAGGCAATGTGTTGGTGGTAGGTGGTGGGAACAGTGGAGCACAAATTGCTGTGGAATTATCGAAATCAAAGAAAACATATTTGGCGGTCAGTAAAAACCCCGATTATATGCCGTTATTCATCATGGGAAAAAGCATTTTTTGGTGGTTGGATAAAGTGGGAATATTAAATGCGTCTTCAAATTCCATGCTAGGTAAATTCATACAGCGAAAAGGCGATTTTATTTTTGGTCACGAGTTGAAAAATGCACTAAAACAAAATCGGGTTGTACTAAAATCAAGGCTCATTGAGTGCAAGGCGAATGAAGTAAGATTCCAAGATGATTCCACCTTACATATACAAAATATCATCTGGTCCACAGGATTCAGATCTGACTACTCTTGTATTCAAATTAATGGAGCCATTAGTGAGAAAAATGAAGTGCTGCATCAACGAGGAATCAGTCCAGTAAAGGGATTGTATTTCTTGGGCTTGCCATGGCAAAGTAAAAGAGGATCCGCTATTCTTCAAGGTGTAGGAGACGATGCGGAATATGTGATGACTTTTTTAAAAGACTGA
- a CDS encoding enoyl-CoA hydratase-related protein encodes MDTIRYEQNGNLAIITLNRPDSMNAFNYDMLRELGQVAEAIRINPDVRLVVFTGSGEKAFSVGADLKERKTLTEQQVKRNIYKIGEVFSAIENLPQPTIAMMNGHAFGGGMELALACDFRIAADNILLGLTETSLAIIPGAGGTQRLPRLIGEAKALELILTARRLTADEALAYGVLTKVVSSGSLLEETGKFANLILANGPIAVQQAKFAIKHGMNADLHTGLNIERKAYEITIPTEDRVEALIAFGEKRKPVFKGK; translated from the coding sequence ATGGACACCATTCGCTACGAACAAAACGGGAATTTAGCTATCATCACACTCAATCGTCCGGACTCTATGAACGCCTTTAACTATGATATGTTACGTGAACTTGGTCAGGTTGCCGAAGCCATTCGCATCAATCCAGACGTTCGTCTCGTTGTTTTCACAGGTTCTGGTGAAAAAGCATTTAGTGTAGGTGCAGATTTAAAAGAACGCAAAACATTGACAGAGCAACAAGTAAAACGCAATATTTACAAAATCGGTGAAGTATTTTCAGCGATTGAAAACTTGCCACAACCTACAATTGCCATGATGAATGGTCACGCATTCGGTGGGGGAATGGAACTTGCACTAGCATGCGATTTCCGAATTGCAGCAGATAATATATTACTTGGTCTCACTGAAACGAGCTTAGCCATTATTCCAGGAGCCGGTGGTACACAGCGCCTACCACGCTTGATCGGAGAAGCAAAAGCTCTTGAATTAATCCTAACTGCACGTCGCTTAACTGCTGATGAAGCTCTGGCTTACGGCGTTTTAACAAAAGTAGTTTCCAGCGGAAGCTTACTAGAAGAAACGGGGAAATTTGCCAATCTGATTTTAGCAAACGGGCCGATTGCCGTACAACAAGCGAAATTTGCTATTAAACACGGCATGAACGCTGATTTACATACAGGCTTGAACATTGAACGAAAAGCCTATGAAATAACGATACCTACTGAAGACCGTGTTGAAGCCTTGATTGCATTTGGCGAAAAAAGAAAGCCTGTCTTTAAAGGGAAATAA
- a CDS encoding AarF/UbiB family protein: MERLAIYRIYRIVWMSVKFFTQVTLFQRRYKGRFTPVINEKWERLVTRQAKEYKRTALKLGGLMIKMGQFLSTRADIMPPSFIAELEGLTDRVPAVPREKAIDLLEQEWNETHTDILMNLSDKPVASASIGEVYKGSLKDGTPVAVKIQRPEIERILRADFRAMKIVIWLAKRFTAFGKQIDFNLLYSEMVDTVGAELNFLQELRNGRSFADRFESMPGVRFPVYYDEFSTRRVLVMEWIEGARITDLAFIDSNGINRRVLSERLFRLFLEQVLDGGQFHADPHGGNILIKPDGTIVLIDFGMVGSISKEEARSVLKVVEGILLKQYDQVLDGLEELRFLLPQADRRLLADAIARVVAAYESEELTQMDSFVVDRLLDDLKGIVRTQPVQLPAEFAFFGRAVSTFIGVLHVLDPKVDLLAIARPRVLEWATTQKEGDKSFSKEDAVRFALNAIGPLRAFPQKVITFLDEPTRMREYMQIRDAESKVERFQLQTRMFAGIISVLSLATGFYAVWDDHSPLMVTSGFFFIASAWVYRGKSHK; this comes from the coding sequence ATGGAACGTTTAGCAATTTATCGAATTTATCGCATTGTCTGGATGTCCGTAAAGTTTTTTACACAAGTAACGCTTTTTCAGCGCCGTTATAAAGGTCGTTTTACACCGGTAATCAACGAAAAATGGGAGCGGCTTGTGACGAGGCAAGCGAAGGAATATAAACGGACCGCACTCAAACTTGGCGGATTAATGATTAAAATGGGACAGTTTTTATCGACACGTGCGGACATAATGCCGCCTTCATTTATTGCAGAGCTAGAAGGGTTGACCGACCGGGTTCCTGCTGTTCCGAGAGAGAAAGCAATTGATCTTCTCGAACAAGAGTGGAATGAAACTCATACGGATATTCTCATGAACCTATCGGATAAACCTGTCGCATCTGCATCGATCGGTGAAGTCTATAAGGGCTCGCTGAAAGACGGGACGCCTGTGGCAGTGAAAATTCAACGCCCGGAAATCGAGCGCATTTTACGTGCTGATTTTCGTGCCATGAAAATTGTGATTTGGCTGGCAAAACGTTTCACGGCTTTTGGCAAACAAATTGATTTCAATCTGTTGTATAGCGAGATGGTCGATACGGTTGGGGCAGAGCTTAATTTTTTACAGGAACTACGTAATGGGCGCAGCTTTGCGGACCGTTTCGAATCAATGCCGGGTGTTCGTTTCCCTGTGTACTATGATGAATTTTCTACGCGTCGCGTTCTGGTGATGGAATGGATTGAAGGTGCCCGTATAACCGACCTTGCATTTATTGATTCTAATGGGATAAACCGTCGCGTTTTATCGGAGCGACTGTTTCGGTTGTTTTTAGAACAAGTGCTGGATGGTGGACAATTCCACGCGGATCCACACGGTGGAAATATCTTAATTAAACCCGATGGCACGATTGTGTTGATTGATTTTGGAATGGTCGGTTCTATCAGTAAAGAGGAAGCGCGTTCCGTGTTAAAAGTCGTTGAAGGTATACTGCTCAAACAGTATGACCAAGTATTGGATGGTCTGGAAGAGTTGAGATTCTTGTTGCCGCAGGCAGACCGCCGTTTACTGGCAGATGCAATTGCCAGAGTGGTTGCAGCGTATGAATCCGAAGAATTGACGCAAATGGACAGTTTTGTCGTCGACCGTTTACTGGATGACTTAAAAGGAATTGTCCGTACGCAACCTGTGCAACTGCCTGCGGAATTCGCCTTTTTCGGGCGGGCAGTTTCGACTTTTATTGGAGTTCTTCATGTTCTGGATCCGAAAGTGGATTTACTTGCTATTGCGCGGCCGCGTGTGCTCGAATGGGCAACAACCCAAAAAGAGGGGGACAAATCATTTTCGAAAGAGGATGCGGTACGCTTTGCATTAAATGCAATCGGACCATTGCGTGCTTTCCCACAAAAAGTAATTACTTTTCTTGATGAACCGACTCGAATGCGGGAATACATGCAAATTCGGGATGCAGAATCCAAAGTGGAACGATTCCAACTGCAAACGCGAATGTTTGCCGGAATCATATCTGTTTTGTCCTTGGCTACAGGGTTTTATGCGGTATGGGATGATCATTCTCCATTAATGGTTACATCCGGATTTTTCTTTATCGCTTCTGCTTGGGTTTATCGAGGGAAATCACATAAATAA
- a CDS encoding competence protein ComK yields the protein MDKKISAASNYIVSFNTIALVPFWNENNLYTRVIENHIEFIVRMKPGAIIKKSLIFYGNSYKHATFFSRESIGPLHKVPLIISHDFGVPLIMMPTLSAESDGNIWVSFSAIDSYSINSHNQCLVHFTNSQILPVNVSYTTMCRQFVLSHFLTNQFQKTRDQMNHPFSQSKLTYLPTQTNPIR from the coding sequence ATGGATAAAAAAATCTCCGCTGCCTCGAATTACATCGTGTCATTCAACACCATTGCTCTCGTACCGTTCTGGAATGAGAATAATCTTTACACTCGTGTCATTGAAAACCATATTGAATTTATCGTTAGAATGAAGCCTGGGGCCATTATAAAAAAATCACTTATTTTTTATGGAAACTCTTATAAACATGCTACGTTTTTCTCTCGTGAATCCATTGGCCCTTTGCATAAAGTCCCTCTCATCATTTCACATGATTTTGGAGTTCCATTAATCATGATGCCGACCCTATCTGCCGAATCAGACGGAAATATATGGGTATCCTTTTCTGCTATCGATAGCTATTCAATTAATTCCCACAACCAATGTTTAGTGCATTTCACTAATTCGCAGATTCTACCGGTGAATGTTTCGTACACAACGATGTGCAGACAATTTGTGCTTTCCCATTTCCTGACGAATCAATTTCAAAAAACACGCGATCAAATGAACCATCCTTTTTCTCAGTCAAAGCTTACATATTTACCAACCCAAACAAATCCTATCAGATAA
- a CDS encoding IDEAL domain-containing protein: protein MDKYYSYADFLKAMGRNQTVSEAEKLLNDIYMDLFLNHVHREQRKERLLTLIDGALDLKDKESFVAYTSELRLLQQESV from the coding sequence ATGGATAAGTATTATTCATATGCTGATTTTCTGAAAGCGATGGGGCGAAATCAGACCGTTAGTGAAGCGGAGAAACTGTTGAACGATATCTACATGGATTTGTTCTTGAACCATGTGCATCGCGAGCAACGGAAAGAACGCTTGCTGACCTTGATTGACGGAGCGCTCGATCTGAAAGATAAAGAATCGTTTGTGGCATATACAAGCGAATTACGTCTGTTGCAACAAGAAAGTGTGTAA